One region of Miscanthus floridulus cultivar M001 chromosome 19, ASM1932011v1, whole genome shotgun sequence genomic DNA includes:
- the LOC136526465 gene encoding uncharacterized protein → MQAEVIRMEKHNPSFEDLLGNMDAQIRVLEDGILKKAETDPRSSSCKRTSRRFEDGGQENGPADPNTTVQTSLYGESSQSRERFQQNLNADAARLENASDVPSEYHLGGPEPHCGSPLPSELETDYHTAQTCPLKPETEPDSSSDKRLSGKLEEISHRGGHSEASYEYCAKMIRRLECEGYIEASFRMKFLTWFCLRATTHEMRAFRVFVDTLIDDPVSLASQLNAVFSDAIFSKRPQQAPPGFCFELWH, encoded by the coding sequence ATGCAGGCTGAGGTGATTAGGATGGAAAAGCACAATCCTTCTTTTGAGGATTTATTGGGTAATATGGATGCTCAAATAAGAGTGCTGGAGGATGGGATCCTTAAGAAGGCTGAAACAGATCCAAGGAGTTCATCATGCAAAAGAACTTCCAGAAGATTTGAGGATGGCGGACAAGAGAATGGGCCTGCAGATCCAAATACAACTGTCCAAACATCTTTATATGGAGAGTCCTCACAAAGTAGGGAAAGATTTCAGCAAAACCTGAATGCAGATGCTGCTAGGTTGGAGAATGCATCAGATGTGCCAAGTGAATATCATTTGGGTGGTCCAGAGCCACACTGTGGCTCACCACTACCCAGTGAACTAGAAACAGATTATCATACTGCTCAAACATGCCCTTTGAAGCCTGAAACCGAACCAGATAGTTCATCAGACAAAAGACTCTCAGGTAAACTGGAGGAGATCAGCCACCGGGGTGGACACTCAGAAGCTTCTTACGAGTACTGTGCTAAGATGATCAGAAGGCTGGAGTGTGAGGGATACATTGAGGCCAGTTTTAGGATGAAATTCTTGACATGGTTCTGCCTACGAGCTACTACACATGAAATGAGGGCATTTCGTGTGTTTGTGGATACTCTCATCGATGATCCTGTAAGCCTTGCCAGTCAGTTGAATGCCGTCTTCTCGGATGCAATCTTCAGCAAAAGGCCACAACAGGCACCACCTGGTTTCTGTTTCGAACTTTGGCATTGA
- the LOC136528362 gene encoding probable receptor-like serine/threonine-protein kinase At5g57670 — protein MKPLYLRSSGSFKRLLLLSIGHHRSPATKPPPPADADDADTKESPEEPGSPRRSSSRPAWRCFSYEEVHRTTDGFHERNLVGRGGSSEVYRGELPDGRAVAVKRLLGASACERRERDFLAELGTVGHARHPNVCGLLGCCVDQDLYLVFDFSRRGSVAANLHDEALPAMGWAARHGIAVGTARGLEYLHKGCRRRIIHRDIKASNVLLTDDLQPQISDFGLAKWLPAEWTHRAIAPIEGTFGCLAPEYYTHGIVDEKTDVFAFGVFLLELVTGRRPVDGSHRSLLSWARPLLSDGKIEALVDPRLGGDYDGEQARRVAFVASLCVRAPATWRASMTEVLELLEGGEIRQDRWAMPEEAAGDEEQPWWFDDLDDDSEEDEGEEFSTPSPSSSSSSTSN, from the exons ATGAAGCCTCTGTACCTGCGGAGCAGCGGGAGCTTCaagcggctcctcctcctctccatCGGCCACCACCGATCGCCTGCCACTAAGCCACCCCCGCcggcggacgccgacgacgccgaCACCAAGGAATCCCCGGAGGAGCCGGGTTCCCCgcggcgcagcagcagcaggccggcgTGGCGCTGCTTCTCGTACGAGGAGGTCCACCGCACGACGGACGGCTTCCACGAGCGCAACCTGGTGGGCCGCGGCGGGTCCTCGGAGGTGTACCGCGGTGAGCTCCCCGACGGGCGCGCCGTGGCCGTGAAGCGCCTGCTGGGCGCGTCGGCGTGCGAGCGCCGGGAGCGGGACTTTTTGGCGGAGCTGGGCACGGTGGGCCACGCGCGCCACCCCAACGTGTGTGGCCTCCTCGGGTGCTGCGTCGACCAAGACCTCTACCTCGTCTTCGACTTCTCACGCCGCGGCTCCGTCGCCGCCAACCTCCACG ACGAGGCGTTGCCGGCGATGGGGTGGGCGGCGCGGCACGGCATTGCGGTGGGCACGGCGCGCGGGCTGGAGTACCTGCACAAGGGGTGCCGGAGGCGGATCATCCACCGGGACATCAAGGCCTCCAACGTCCTGCTCACCGACGACTTGCAGCCGCAGATCTCCGACTTCGGCCTCGCCAAGTGGCTGCCGGCGGAGTGGACGCACCGGGCGATCGCGCCCATCGAAGGCACCTTCGG GTGCCTGGCGCCGGAGTACTACACGCACGGCATCGTGGACGAGAAGACGGACGTGTTCGCGTTCGGCGTCTTCCTGCTGGAGCTCGTCACCGGCCGGAGGCCGGTGGACGGCAGCCACCGGAGCCTCCTCAGCTGG GCCCGGCCGCTGCTGAGCGACGGCAAGATTGAGGCGCTGGTGGATCCGAGGCTCGGCGGCGACTACGACGGCGAGCAGGCGCGGCGGGTGGCGTTCGTGGCGTCGCTGTGCGTCCGGGCGCCGGCGACGTGGCGGGCGTCCATGACCGAG GTGCTGGAGCTGCTGGAAGGCGGCGAGATCCGTCAAGACCGGTGGGCGATGCCTGAGGAGGCGGCCGGCGACGAGGAGCAGCCATGGTGGTTCGACGACCTCGACGACGACAGTGAAGAGGACGAGGGCGAGGAGTTCAGCACCCCGTCCCCCTCTTCCTCCTCGTCAAGCACGAGCAATTAG
- the LOC136526466 gene encoding uncharacterized protein, with translation MGDSEVLVVRFHFNGVFVLDGSSVQYCNGDEGVSHIDKDKVSIPELEGHLMDHTTFKRSVRMYWLPFGAAVNTGMRMLVDDKSCLDMVDAIGSNGAVDIYTELIDVDMAKFSETDLQDGAGDEAVFDLFRDENVLNFDAHHGGQITEDAQIGEPNTEDEQEDGLDSECEATGFTSDEDDEAKEMRNNYKTYMSKRKKRGGIPEDTPTTMDLPTGNDPNSMVQVNEFGDGIAYFDSDEDVSYDDDSETDAKRRKCRFPIFDSRADTPQFALDMCFRGKKELKDAIERYALKMKVNIRFPKNDKKRLRAVCSWKGCPWLVHASYNSKTDWFQIVTYNPNHHCCPVLKNKRLSTSRICDNYKSTIKANPAWKARAMKETIQEDMGVEISLTMAKRAKAKVIRKVMDARSGEYSKLFDYALELKRSNPGSSVHIALDPEEEDHVFQRMYICLDACRRGFLDGCRRVIGLDGCFLKGPMKGELLSAIGRDANNQIYPIAWAVVEYENVNSWKWFLGHLQKDLKIPHGAEGWVFLTDKQKGLLKAIDLFFPMAEHRMCARHIYANWRKKHRLQEYQKRFWKIAKSCNEIQFNHYTNKLAAKTPKGWADLQKTEPVHWCRAWFKIGSNCESVDNNVSESFNSWIIDARFKPILAMLEEIRIMVTRRIQENRSNSDRWAMTICPNILRKVNKIRHATQYCHVLWNGANGFEVRDKKWRFTVDLGQKTCSCRYWQVSGIPCRHACAALFTISDEPNNYVNTCFSIDQYKITYQHVLQPVEHESAWPVSPNPKPLPPRVKKMPGRPQTKRRMDPSERMNSSTKSSRVGTKIRCTRCNGLGHNTKTCSVQLQQDSTSHNPSHNSSAPLAIETAPSKGKGQAASLSTKSTKRKAIEGYGLYYSERTGSSFIQTGQKRRVVPFGKSKSEAKATADGNAFVVIETSAGGATSSARATINVTSGRATAKIKSSSTSRERPNKS, from the exons ATGGGAGATTCAGAGGTACTGGTTGTTAGATTTCATTTCAatggggtatttgttcttgatggatCATCAGTACAATATTGTAATGGAGATGAGGGAGTTTCACATATAGATAAGGATAAAGTGTCCATCCCAGAACTTGAAGGCCATCTGATGGATCACACAACTTTTAAGAGGTCTGTTAGGATGTATTGGTTGCCATTTGGTGCAGCAGTGAATACTGggatgaggatgctggtagatGATAAGTCATGTCTTGATATGGTAGATGCAATAGGATCTAATGGCGCAGTGGATATATACACAGAATTAATTGATGTGGACATGGCTAAATTTAGTGAAACGGATTTACAAGATGGAGCAGGAGATGAAGCTGTGTTTGACCTGTTTAGAGATGAAAATGTCTTAAATTTCGATGCACATCATGGTGGCCAAATTACAGAGGATGCACAGATTGGTGAACCAAatactgaagatgaacaagaaGATGGTTTAGATAGTGAATGTGAAGCCACAGGGTTCACATCTGATGAGGACGATGAAGCaaaggagatgagaaacaattataaaacatatatgtcaaaaaggaagaagagaggaggcATTCCTGAGGACACCCCCACTACAATGGATCTTCCAACAGGGAATGATCCTAACAGTATGGTTCAGGTGAATGAATTTGGAGATGGCATTGCATATTTTGATTCAGATGAAGATGTAtcatatgatgatgatagtgagactGATGCCAAGAGAAGGAAGTGCAGGTTTCCAATATTTGATAGCCGTGCCGACACACCTCAGTTTGCCTTGGACATGTGTTTTAGAGGCAAGAAGGAATTAAAAGATGCAATAGAAAGGTATGCACTGAAGATGAAGGTAAATATTAGGTTTCCTAAGAATGACAAGAAGAGGTTAAGGGCTGTTTGCTCATGGAAAGGTTGTCCTTGGCTTGTGCATGCTTCATACAACTCCAAAACTGACTGGTTTCAGATTGTGACATATAATCCCAACCATCATTGTTGCCCAGTCTTGAAAAACAAAAGATTATCTACAAGTAGAATATGTGACAATTATAAGAGTACTATCAAGGCTAACCCAGCATGGAAGGCTAGAGCAATGAAGGAGACAATACAAGAAGATATGGGTGTCGAGATTTCATTGACAATGGcgaaaagagcaaaagcaaaggTTATTAGGAAGGTCATGGATGCTCGGAGTGGAGAGTACTCTAAGTTATTTGACTATGCCCTTGAGCTGAAGCGCAGTAATCCTGGTAGCAGTGTGCATATTGCCCTTGATCCTGAGGAAGAGGACCATGTGTTTCAAAGAATGTATATTTGCTTGGATGCATGTCGAAGGGGTTTCTTAGATGGATGCAGGAGGGTGATAGGGCTTGATGGTTGCTTTCTAAAGggtcctatgaaaggggagcTGCTGTCAGCTATTGGGAGAGATGCAAATAATCAGATTTACCCTATAGCTTGGGCTGTTGTGGAATATGAGAATGTAAATTCATGGAAATGGTTTCTTGGGCACCTTCAAAAAGATTTGAAAATCCCACATGGTGCTGAAGGATGGGTGTTCCTTACAGACAAACAAAAGGGTTTGCTAAAGGCAATTGACCTATTCTTTCCAATGGCTGAGCATCGAATGTGTGCACGACACATTTATGCAAACTGGAGAAAAAAACATAGGCTACAGGAGTACCAAAAGAGATTTTGGAAGATTGCAAAGTCATGTAATGAGATACAGTTTAATCATTACACAAACAAGTTAGCTGCCAAGACACCTAAAGGATGGGCTGATTTGCAAAAAACAGAACCAGTACATTGGTGTCGGGCTTGGTTCAAAATTGGATCCAATTGCGAGTCAGTTGATAACAATGTGAGCGAATCATTCAATAGCTGGATTATAGATGCAAGATTTAAACCTATCCTTGCCATGTTAGAGGAAATACGTATCATGGTGACAAGAAGGATTCAAGAGAACAGGAGCAATAGTGATAGATGGGCAATGACAATATGCCCCAACATTCTCAGGAAGGTAAATAAAATTAGGCATGCAACCCAATACTGTCATGTCCTATGGAATGGTGCAAATGGATTTGAAGTGAGGGACAAGAAATGGAGGTTCACGGTTGATCTGGGACAAAAGACATGCTCCTGTAGATATTGGCAAGTCTCGGGTATCCCATGTCGACATGCTTGTGCAGCCCTGTTCACAATCTCAGATGAGCCGAACAATTATGTAAATACATGTTTCTCTATTGACCAATACAAGATAACTTATCAGCATGTCCTCCAACCGGTAGAGCATGAGTCTGCTTGGCCTGTGTCTCCAAATCCTAAACCGTTGCCTCCTAGAGTGAAGAAGATGCCAGGCCGCCCACAAACTAAAAGGAGGATGGATCCTTCAGAACGAATGAACTCAAGCACTAAATCCTCTAGAGTTGGCACTAAAATCAGATGCACACGTTGCAACGGCCTTGGACACAACACTAAGACATGCTCTGTTCAGCTG CAGCAGGACTCGACATCGCATAATCCTTCTCACAATAGTAGTGCACCATTGGCCATTGAAACAGCACCATCTAAAGGAAAAGGTCAAGCTGCATCTCTGAGCACAAAGTCAACTAAAAGAAAGGCAATTGAGGGCTACGGATTGTATTATAGTGAAAGAACTGGTTCATCATTTATTCAG ACTGGTCAAAAGAGAAGAGTAGTGCCCTTTGGGAAGTCGAAGTCTGAAGCTAAAGCCACTGCTGATGGGAATGCCTTTGTTGTCATTGAGACAAGTGCAGGTGGTGCCACCTCGTCTGCAAGAGCAACCATCAATGTTACAAGCGGGCGTGCAACTGCAAAGATTAAATCTAGTTCAACTAGCAGAGAAAGGCCGAATAAATCGTGA